The Megalobrama amblycephala isolate DHTTF-2021 linkage group LG10, ASM1881202v1, whole genome shotgun sequence DNA segment AGTGACATCATCCACCATTGCAGTGTCATCATGTGCATTATTCAGACAAGAGACAGGGGATATCTATTTTAAAGGAGCTGCTTTTCCATTTGTCAAGGTAACAGAATTTcagtgaaaatatattttcctgtattaatttttattaacatgCAGCTTTTTCTCTGTGTTAATCATGAACGCATTTACTTTTACCTGTAAAtccctttttaaaaatgaaaaggtCATTTGTAATTCATTAGTactaatattaaacatttagcaGAGAGGAAGTTTTTCGTGTCATCTATTTTCACTGAGAATTCAGTACTGTTACATGGTTATAACTAGCAAGAATCCGCAAAGATTAAGtcaactaatttgtttaatttgatatAGGTGTTAGTATTTAGTGTATTTTGATCACTCTGCTCTAGGCTCTTACAATGGTGAATCAACGTTTGACTGATGGCCAAGAGCGGTTTAAAATTGTGCTGATACCTTCTGACGGTCAGGACACTGATCAcctgaaaaaaaacattgaaaaatacGGTAAGAGTAGGAGTGATTttctattttgtattattataattCTAAAGAATGTTCTTTCCCATAGTAAATGCATGCAGTGACTCAACTATAGAAACAACATTTCAGCCTCGCATTAAAATATCACATATCACATAGCTACTTATAACAATTGCTGTATAGTGAAGCACCAGGTGTATTGACTACCGGCCTGCTTTCATTACATGAAACAGAGTTAACCTTCAGCAAAATGTTTTTGAtgtggtcaaaaaaaaaaaaaaaaaaaaaaagttgtatggATTTGGAATAACATTGTGACATGGGAATGATATTGTATGGATTTGGAAGTtgcataaatgatgacagaatgttcttttttgtgaactatcccttactGCAGACCCTAATttcaatataaacataaataaaataagatgtCATGTTATTCTACTAAACACAATGTTGTGATGCTGTCTGTACAGGGCTGAATATTGACCCAGTCTGTGAGATTACTGGTGAAAAACCCCTCCTTGATCATCTTAATGAGATCAAGCCTGTTCTCTACCTGTCCACAAACCCACAGAATGTGAGAGAGGCCATCAGTGCAGGTGAtgcatcagttttttttttctctccatttaTGTCACATCGCTGCAATATTAAAGAATTTCCTCAAAACAATGGCCCTCATTTATCAAACGAACATAGAAAACAACGTAACTACAACGTAACTGTCGTCATTTAAATATCACGCCCCAAATTTTAGAAGCCTCGCCCTATAGTTTATAACACAGAGAAACGTAACTCGGCCATGAAGAGGAAGTAATCACATGAAAAAGAAATGTATCTTACTCTAAAATCACCTATCAACCTCCTAATTTCAAACAAtaaagttaatttaaataaaaataccggtaaataaaactaaatagcaatggtgctgacttatgaatttgcaacatggtttgtcttaaagcatattaaaaacacgtCATAGGCATATAaacaatcattaaaaaaatcattaaaaacattattaatatataaacttGGTTATTTTAGTAGCCTATAGGCTACCTCACTGAAAAtccttttaatttattttattcagaacaGAACAAGAGCGAAAAATAAGTAGCTATatattgaaacacaaattaggctatagcctagtggcattcattataaagcagaaatgaatttatttaaagcaaaactgAATTGGGCTCAGCCTACCTCTCTCATTCGGGAAGAATCCAAACGTTCCATATTCGCAATGTAACATTTATTGGTTGCTGAACTACTGTTCATTATGTAAACAAGGCTTTCTATTTTACTCTTGTTTCAATATTCATGTAAATCATCATCCTTCACATGTGTTTGGATGGGTGTTGTGCACGCCGACTGGTACAGATGTAGGCCTACTCCTAGCGGACCATTAAAATGAACAGTGTTAACTTTCTCTGCATTTAGTTTGCTGATAAATGGCTGAAAAGTAAAGTTAGCAATGCTAGAACTGATAGCGTCTGCGTGTGTGAGTGAAGCGCCCGTGCGATCAAttggatttaataaaataaagataaatattttaataaaataaagaaaacaaatacgTAGCGTAGCCTGGACTAGCCCTACTTGATGCAcagtttttctcttttgttttgttaatctATTAATTATTTCAGTGAAATATTTCGtgtagtcatttttttttattccatgtaggctatatattcAGTTTTTCTCTGTGTTGCAGGTGTATGATGTGTGAATCCTAATGTTCTGTTGATGCAGCCATTTGCACATACAAAGCGAAAtccatgaaaagaaaaaaaaaacatttgtggtaTTTTAAGACAAGCATCTATTCTAATTGAATTTTAATCGTGTCGGTTAATGATCGGTTAGTGAGTGATTGTCGGTCAGGAAAAGAATCGAAATATTCTCATCTCCACTAGTGCTGCACAACTACTCGCTGACTAAAAAACGTGCGTACACGAGCTGAGACCTGACGTGAGATTTGATCATAGCCACTGCTCACGCTCATATTGATCAACGCCAAATTTTGCACAGTTTTCTGGCGTACgattgttttataaatgagggcCACTGTCTTCACTTTTCTTGGCCATTTTTTCCAAGAACTtgtaaccagtgttggggaaagttaaaAGTTAAAGTTAAGTTAAAAGTAATGAGTTACAATATGTCAGTTAATAAATGGGAAAgttactatttttaaaaaaaggaagatatttttttgtgaatttaaaagcaatgcataaaaagtaatctgataaCATAACTAGCATTACTTGTAAAGCGCTAACCCCATCTAAGCTCATTTTGGGGGAAAAACTGTGGAACGATGCAAAAGAGAGAAATACTATTACATAAATCCAGTGCGACAGTGAGAAAGAAGGCTTTTGCATGCATGTAGTACTTAgtataaaacacaacacaagtGTTACTTCTATAACTTTTAAATGACGGTGGCATTGTTTATCAGGATATGGAGCAGCCACAATGTTCCAGAGAGATTACCACGAGCCCAGTGATGAAGTGTTACGTGTGGCCTTTGATGGCGATGGAGTCCTGTTTTCAGATGAGTCTGAGAGAGTCTACAAAGAGAAAGGACTACAAAGTTTCTATGATAATGAACGTGATAAGGAGGACGAACCTTTGGAACAGGTAAGAATGTTGGTCCGAAACATGTTAGCGCTGCTGAATCTCAGATTGCTCAGTTAACCCTTGTTATACTTCACATTCATAAGGTACACATCACACAGCCttgttatttaaaatgatatttaaagGAACTTTCTACTGAAAGTTTGTTGACATTGAAAGCAATTCCAATGTACATAATGTCAGTTGAGAGTTCAAGCCACAAATGCTATGTATGGATATTAGgttgaaacatttatttctttcattcaaCACACTAcaatttaatgtaataattaattaagTCTTTCTAAAAAAGTGCTaataatgtgtttgtgtggaaTTATTTTGCAGGGCCCACTAAGTAAGTTTTTTTCAAGCATTGGTACATTTCCAGCAGAAGTTCAATAAAAATTGTCCAATTCGTACCTACTTGGTAACATCACGTGGCACATCAAGTCCTGGAATAAGAGCCCTGAAGACTCTTCAGAAGGAAAAGCTGGAGATAAATGAGGCATTCTTTCTGAGTGGTGCCCATAAAGGGCCAGTGCTGAAAGCAATCAGACCTCACATTTTCTTTGACGACCAGATCCCACACGTTGATGGAGCCCTTCAAAATGGGGTTATTGGTGCTCATGTACCTTATGGTGTGAGCAATGAGTGAGAATTAAACCTGATTTGATTAAAGGTGTGACATGCACTGCCCTGCAGGTGGTGTAGCACAATAATTTCTTCTATAATGTGATTTATAATGTCAGGACAGCTAAATTTGGTGATTatttatgattttgttttttaaggttTAAAGTGTAAATGAAATTAAGGCAAAAgctgattttaataaataattacaaattattACTAAATGGCTATTTCTTTGTTCTGGGGCCAAATATATTAAGCCACTCAGAACAAAATTTTAGTCTTGAGTGTGTCAAAATTCAAAGAATGATGTCATTTTAATCGTATTCCTAGTCCTAAGAATAAGTGTAATTAATAAAGGTTCCGTGTTAACCCTCTGGTGTTGTTCGGTCATtttagacagaaaaaaaaaatagaatttttaaaaatcactacTTCATTGGAATGGTACAAAATGCCTTTTGTGGCAGTCGATATGTgtccacaaaaaaaataaaaataaaaaataaaaataaaatgcggGCTTGATTTGAAAAATCTAAAAAACATACAATTGTGTTGATCGTTGTCAAAAATGATCCCCATAGGCAATTAATGGTAAATATGAAAAAGAAAGCAATTTTAGGGGGGTGCAATCTACAAATCAGCCACGATGtcactgtaaattaaatataaaacatagaTACGCTCCACCCACAAACCACACCCCCAAACATATATTGGTGTGACTGTAACACGTTTTtgcaaatgtgtgaaataaaatcattaatttagccacaatgcagtaaaaaaaaaaaaaaaaaaaaaaaacacagcaagGAAGGGGTTACAGTCATCAAGAGTACAAAACAGgcacactcacagacacacacaacacactatTATACACAGATGAACTGGTGTGGCTGTAGCAATACGGCAAAACTGAGCCAGAAGATTCAAATAAGAGGTTGAAAACAGATTAGACCCAAATTGTTTAAGCTCTGATAAagaattttacaaaatgtctttCTCAATGTTCAGGTGTGACTATAGTAAAATGAATAGAAAAACTGATATTTcaaatcaacataaaaaaaaaaaaaaaaaattaaacattgacaaaaaaaagtctttgagaatgtctaaatatatatcCAAAACCACAAcataataaaagtgtttttatgtataaaaaCAATTCTCTTTATATTTACAAACCTCTTTATATAGAGCTATATAGGAATCTAGTGGTTACACAATGGCattacagatgttttttttctgttcttttttttacttCGACAAGATGATACTAATCTGCCTtcaaaaaaatggattttaaaggccttgtctctattttaacatgaaatacagctttaactgattttttttttttttttttagaaaagtagaaaaaaagtttgtattattttcaatgggaaaaacataattattgcataaatattaattagcaaaataacattttctcaaaatacaaaataaataaaaaatattgaacaaaaatatattacattgataTTACATTGAATCAATGTAATATATTACGTTGATTTTACattgataaacatttataaatgccttaCAGTCAGGGGCTTCCAGTGGGTTATGttaaatcctttcactcatcagacttgtgttctgtgtggagtgtgtggTATCTAGGGACAAAGTCAACCTCTGAATCGGTTTtaccttccactgaagctcacatcaggtgcacagaGTTAAAGACTCCAATTGTGTCAGAGAAGACAACTGTCTATACCCTCACCAGTCAGCACTTGCACTGCAGTACACACTACAAAATGTTCAACACCTGTTATAGATGATGTGtaaacacatgaaaaaaaatcatttacaaagctttctgcatcccctaatctaaagtgtaaactactcatcacttgtaaatgtgttacatatTATTTGTAGGCCTTTCTtacctgttacaaattatttgtatatgtaggCCTATACAACTCATAACACTTTCTGCATCCCCTAATCTAAACTACTCatcacttgtaaatgtgttacatatcaTTTGCAGATCTTGTTTATAAATTATGTACAAACTGCAATTTGtaaatttacaatttatttgCCATATGCAAAGGTTCTGGTATATCTTTCAGTTACAGGATATAAAAATCTATACGAATCCCTTATTGTCACAATCACATTCAAGTTTGCTGTAGTTGTCATGGACTTTCAGTTGTTTTCCTTAATAACATGTTTCCTTTGTTCTAGTTTTCTGCCACAAACtgtcaccatggacactaatctcaatcatcacagctgtttgtcatttcAGTTAATTATTTGggtatttaagttcctgtctTTCCTCTGTTCATTGTCAGGTCTTGTATATGTTGGCATCAGGTGTACAGTATGTTCCCATGTGAGTTGTGTTGCTACCGCTTTTGGATTactctttagattattaaagaCGGTTAAGCTTCATCTTATTCATTGTTATTTCCACACAACCACTTTACAGAAGACCCGACCAAAAGTAAAGTAAGCAGACTATTGTTAGTGTTTCTTTTTACCCCTTTTCAgtctcttttgtttgttttttccatcATCATGGACTTCCCTGCTGTCAAGCTACTCTGCCTTAAGCAGGGAGATCGCTCCCTCAAGGAatatttaacagattttttggATCTTGTACCTCAGATCACCTTCCCGGATGCTTGCCGGCCTTAACACCGCCACACAAGCACAGTTATCCGGGGAGGGACCTTTTGTGGAGTGGGTTCTGGTATCCTGTGGATCTGCATTCACCATCGAGGACATCACCAGCCTCACTCCAAtatagatgaaaaaaaaaaaaagttgtatggatttggaatgacattgtGACATGGGAATGATGTTGTATGGATTTGgaagttgagtaaatgatgacagaatgttcttTTTTGTGAACTATCTCTTACTGCAGACTCTAAAGCACCTAATttcagtataaataaaataagatgtCATGTTATTCTACTAAATACAATGTTGTGATGCTGTCTGTGCAGGGCTGAAAAGTGACCGAGTAatttgcgttacttatttgaaaatgtatttcagacattttgttgtaaatttaaaagcaatgcataaaaagtaatctgattatgtaactagcattacttgtaatgcgttacccccaacactgattgTGACCATGTATAAGGCTGGCTTTTTCTGCATCTAAgctgattttggggtgaaatctGTGGAATGAGGctaggactattatcaaacatgtgaagtttggagtaGATCGGACTTTGCTgggttacaacaacttcctgtttcatgccGTTAAtcacatacattagcacttagccaagtgttgcatgatttaacgtgtttctagcatgtttggtacttcgggacatattgaaatgtgtttctgggagtgaattacaggataaagcatgccatttcctgaaTATTGgaatatagatgtctttaggccaggactcttatcacacatgtgaagtttggggcagatcggacactgTATACCTGACTTACAaaagcttcctctttcatggctaAACATCAGAGTTTGTCAGACCGCCATGGACATggccttcaacgaaaactcaaaaTCGTCGAAATTTAACATCACTAAGgccttaaaggtgctgtatgcaATTTCACAAATTCGTCGTTGAACACTTGATATTTGAAAttaacccaaacaaacccatcCCTCTCTTCACTGCTCCGAGTCGGTCTCGAACCCCAGCCCAATCACTGCTGGCATGCGAGGCAAGTGCACTATCAATGACGTTAAACACCGCATTCTCTAGCGGTCGTCAGTGTGCAGTAGTTTAACTGCAAAACTTTCACTATCACCATTACACACGCAAcgcgagtggatgtctgtttatcacagctgacatgcaacaaaatgcttcatgaaaaaataaaagctcagatgatgaacgaacaacaaggaagcacaaaaaacataaacgtacagtacacaagagtaaatacaaacaagagtttgttgttaatCGCCAACAGAACAGCAGCTCCAGACGatcaaaacccagtgttactcacatgataaggaatcaaagcagcctccgcaTCTGTTTTCAAGCCTTCctgcttagctctctccagcgctgaaaacttttctaatataaacacGGGTCCTAAAGCGTTTACCCAATCATAAACCTTCATtgcagtgatattcttttgagctcttttgtattttgTCCCATATCTCGttcttcaattttttttatttttttattattattttcaaatctccctcttgcttgTTCTCTCTCCTTGACcgtcatacgccccctaatgctgattggttacatgTTTGTTGTTGGTATCGGCCCAACTAATTTCCAaacagtgtatttgaaatgaTATTGAGTCCACCTTTAAGATTAGAcagaccaaatatgatgttgatctgattaaagctctaggaggagtgtGTTAAattacaacgtctggaaatggcaaaaactgcaaaaattttgcagagaaaattcaaaatatctgacttccttttgtgttttcagattttgtaggtattgggctgttacatctgtctacccaATTTCATACTTGTATGTGAAATGTAGCATGAAGgacgcttaattgaaattttgtaggtggcgctatcgagccattctGCCACACATAATTTGAAAACCCATATCAGATATCAATTTTCTCCATTTCTGATGCATGTGCAAACTTTCATGAGTTTGAGCACATTCAGGCCCTCAAACATGCgattcatttcagagaagaattgactgagcaatgagcaattacaatagggttatTTGTGAtcatttgtgataattttgcacaatgcatagcacatttttaaacaaatttaaatattaaaataaatgtcccaactaaaaaatgtattatagttacATTAAATAATTGTTGTCATGCTGCTGAAACTACCCTTCCATTTTTGGGTTGACATCATTGTAGTCCTCAGTTCACAACACTTAAGAGTCAGTCTTAGACTTTGATGAAAGTTGCTTTTAGTTAAATAGTTCTTACAAGTTCTTCTCATTACTAAGAATTTTTTTGACACTTAAGTCATTATTAAGAGCATTGTTGAGAAGTTTTATAAATACAATGTCAGGTCTTGATATTATTAAACAGAGAACATGAAGACACACCAAATTTTATCTGCATGTCTCTTTTTAACCAAATCCCAAATTTTACCAAATAACACATCAGAGTCAAACCAATGCCACCTATCGATGAATGCCACCAATAAAACTTAtcgctacactgtaaaaaatgaatgtgatttttacagtaaaatattgtaaaaaaagccacagaaaaaaattgtaaataggtTAACATTAAGTTCCCGTATTATATacagggaaaaactgtaaaagctcttACCAGACATTTGATGTAATTTTCACagaaaaatgctgtaaattttacaatttgtataagtaaaagacaaaataaatgtataatttacagtcaaaaactgtaaactgatattcccacaattccctgtgtgacactccacatttgaaagtattttgtttttgttatcagttatgtacattagtgttttatgttacatcttctgtttaatgaatgtttattgcattatgtaagtgttgtggttaccatgatggtgttttgtgtttgcgtgaatgactctttgcaccttctttatattagtatacttcagcttgtggaaaagctacttgtgatgaactctgattcttcatgtggctttctcttttaccacCTGCATCATTATGGTGGTTGTCATCGGTATATTTTAAAGGTACAAAACCGATTTTAGTAGTAGTGTGCATTGTTAAATTTATTGGTTTACATTAAAATTTTCTTGTTTGTAAATTACAGtattatactgtaaaatgtacagtttgttctgtaaatgtgtttacagtttttctgtattttttttacaaaattattctggcaaccacagctgccaaaattattttgtaaaaactatgttttttttttgttttttttttacagtgtatattaGATGTGTAGATGCCCTCAAGTACAATGATGTGGGGAAATAAAATGCTTACTAATACTTCCAGACTATTTACAAAAAATTActattcataataaaaataatattaatacctCCAGATTTAACCAGATAACACCTGCCTGTGTTCAAGGTGAGACTGCAGGCTATTGTCACAAGAATTTCTcagtaaataagtaaaaaaaatacaattatgcTTACtattttattagtgttttttaaAAGGTTTAAAACATCTTCTTCATTACCATTATGGTCCTCCAATCTGAAACCATATGCTGGGGATGTGACAACTATATCAATAATATATCGATCACAATATATGGCAACAATATATTGTATCACAATATATggcaatacaaaaatgcaacataTGTATCATGGATAgtgacaatatgtattgtgtatagttcacccaaaatgaaaattactctgtgagaaaaaattcagtttacagtgttttagtgtcagtactatattatataatgttgaatatagtgtataataatgcatttgggaatatttgtgggtcctgataatgccaaatgtcttgttaccagtaaaaagtgggctacattattttaaatatatctagtcagtGACAGAGTGCAAGCATATTTGTCTAAATGATGAgggtattgttacacccctaccaTGCCATTTGATAATAGCAATTTaacaaacacaataaaaccacaCTGGA contains these protein-coding regions:
- the LOC125277091 gene encoding cytosolic 5'-nucleotidase 1A-like — encoded protein: MSNLKRKPLSGTESRKHKIAKTTTTMTSSTIAVSSCALFRQETGDIYFKGAAFPFVKALTMVNQRLTDGQERFKIVLIPSDGQDTDHLKKNIEKYGLNIDPVCEITGEKPLLDHLNEIKPVLYLSTNPQNVREAISAGYGAATMFQRDYHEPSDEVLRVAFDGDGVLFSDESERVYKEKGLQSFYDNERDKEDEPLEQGPLSKFFSSIGTFPAEVQ